A single genomic interval of Spinacia oleracea cultivar Varoflay chromosome 6, BTI_SOV_V1, whole genome shotgun sequence harbors:
- the LOC110784319 gene encoding ethylene-responsive transcription factor ERF027 encodes MADQTESSNVNKLLFQQPSSLPQLPLQTHPYQQSPLPPPPPPPLAVAAGPSSMSSALPIGSPTGKHPLYRGIRPRGGKWVSEIRQPRKTTRIWLGTFPTPEMAAAAYDAAALALKGSEAVLNFPEDVLKYPVPASASPADVRKVAAAAAAMKQDKETRSADESGLEKGGNEGVEEEFIDIEAFFNMPNLLVDMAGAMMVSPPRMSSTYDRDLPEDHYDIGGSGSLWNYD; translated from the coding sequence ATGGCTGACCAAACTGAATCATCCAACGTAAACAAACTACTTTTTCAGCAACCATCTTCACTCCCACAATTGCCACTCCAAACTCACCCTTATCAACAATCGCCCCTTCCACCACCGCCGCCACCACCTCTTGCAGTAGCTGCAGGGCCGTCGTCAATGTCGTCGGCCTTGCCGATTGGATCTCCTACCGGAAAACACCCGTTATACCGGGGGATACGTCCTCGGGGAGGAAAGTGGGTTTCGGAAATCCGACAACCGAGGAAGACAACCCGGATATGGCTCGGAACTTTTCCTACACCCGAAATGGCGGCAGCTGCCTACGATGCGGCGGCTCTCGCTCTTAAAGGAAGCGAGGCCGTGTTGAACTTTCCTGAAGATGTTCTTAAGTACCCAGTCCCGGCTTCCGCCTCTCCGGCGGATGTCAGAAAAGTGGCTGCTGCAGCCGCCGCCATGAAGCAGGATAAAGAGACGAGAAGTGCTGATGAATCGGGATTGGAAAAGGGAGGAAATGAAGGGGTGGAAGAAGAATTCATAGACATTGAAGCATTCTTCAATATGCCTAATTTGCTTGTGGACATGGCTGGGGCAATGATGGTTAGCCCACCTCGGATGAGCTCCACCTATGATCGTGACTTGCCTGAAGATCATTATGATATTGGTGGAAGTGGGAGCTTGTGGAACTATGATTAA